In the Magnolia sinica isolate HGM2019 chromosome 15, MsV1, whole genome shotgun sequence genome, one interval contains:
- the LOC131227918 gene encoding putative clathrin assembly protein At1g25240 has protein sequence MPTKLLRKAAGVMKDQRSLYLIKISGKKGLRNPSLEAAIIKATSHDESTMDYKNANRVFNWIKTSPTFLRPFFWSLTKRIEKTHSWVVTLKGLMLIHGVFCTKIPTIKKIGRLPFDLSNFHDRYSNSARAWGFSAFVRAYYAFLDQHSSFLSCKCEQEEEEMPRGGKSMERSLSRLHQLQTLLDLLLQIKPYGDGMEVGLVVEAMDCVVIEIFEVYSGICNEVVYVLSGIFSVRNPQAPMALKILKRVATQNSQLSAYFAVCRNMGVLNATEFPPIEQIPEEDIYDIECIIRSVQGNQKLGSIESENARPSRRQWEGEQKDSKKSLRTVITENWEVFNDELEDGGVEEGKGIGGGKKDFVNDFGACLDVGSNGNLNGFLHLQEQPKNLMLL, from the coding sequence ATGCCCACAAAGCTCTTACGAAAGGCAGCTGGGGTGATGAAAGACCAAAGAAGTCTCTACCTCATCAAGATCTCAGGAAAGAAAGGCCTTCGAAACCCCAGCCTCGAGGCTGCCATCATCAAAGCCACCAGCCATGACGAATCCACCATGGATTACAAGAATGCTAACCGTGTCTTCAACTGGATCAAGACCTCCCCCACTTTCCTCAGACCCTTCTTTTGGTCCCTCACGAAGCGCATCGAAAAAACTCATAGCTGGGTTGTCACCCTCAAAGGCCTAATGCTCATCCATGGCGTCTTCTGCACAAAAATCCCCACCATCAAGAAGATTGGACGGCTCCCATTCGATCTCTCCAATTTCCATGACCGCTATTCCAACTCCGCCAGGGCGTGGGGCTTCAGCGCCTTTGTTCGGGCCTACTATGCATTCCTTGATCAGCATTCCAGCTTCTTGAGCTGCAAGTgcgaacaagaagaagaagagatgccAAGGGGAGGAAAATCTATGGAGAGGTCTCTATCAAGATTGCACCAACTCCAAACGTTGCTAGATCTTTTGTTGCAGATCAAGCCATATGGGGATGGCATGGAAGTGGGCCTTGTTGTCGAAGCGATGGATTGTGTTGTAATTGAAATCTTTGAAGTCTATAGTGGAATTTGCAATGAGGTCGTGTATGTTCTCTCTGGGATATTTTCAGTAAGGAACCCTCAAGCACCCATGGCGCTGAAGATTCTAAAGAGGGTGGCGACGCAGAATTCCCAGCTCTCAGCCTATTTTGCTGTTTGTAGGAACATGGGGGTATTGAATGCGACAGAATTCCCGCCCATCGAGCAGATTCCAGAAGAAGACATTTACGATATCGAATGCATTATACGCAGTGTTCAGGGAAATCAAAAATTGGGTTCTATAGAATCGGAGAATGCACGGCCCAGCAGGAGGCAGTGGGAAGGAGAACAGAAGGATTCCAAGAAGTCATTGAGGACAGTCATTACGGAGaactgggaagtttttaatgatgaattGGAGGACGGAGGAGTGgaagaagggaagggaattggAGGAGGGAAGAAAGATTTTGTAAATGATTTTGGAGCCTGTTTGGATGTTGGTAGTAATGGGAATTTGAATGGGTTTTTGCATTTGCAGGAACAACCAAAGAATCTAATGCTATTATAG